The Lasioglossum baleicum chromosome 15, iyLasBale1, whole genome shotgun sequence genome has a segment encoding these proteins:
- the Wat gene encoding worker-enriched antennal transcript isoform X1, giving the protein MRLLQTILLVFVFAVLAVCSAQDYSQLFAGFGPYLRQTAGMRDPRSNRGPVLFPPGPPPNSADTSGVVAGASGFGFVPPNQAFYRFFYY; this is encoded by the exons ACAATTTTGCTGGTCTTCGTGTTCGCCGTGCTGGCGGTATGTTCAGCGCAGGACTATAGTCAACTGTTCGCAGGATTCGGCCCATACCTGAGGCAAACTGCAGGGATGAGAGATCCTCGATCAAACAGGG GTCCAGTGCTGTTCCCACCTGGACCCCCGCCGAACAGCGCCGACACGAGCGGAGTGGTCGCGGGCGCGAGCGGATTCGGATTCGTGCCACCCAACCAAG CATTTTACAGGTTCTTCTACTATTAA
- the Wat gene encoding worker-enriched antennal transcript isoform X2 has translation MRITILLVFVFAVLAVCSAQDYSQLFAGFGPYLRQTAGMRDPRSNRGPVLFPPGPPPNSADTSGVVAGASGFGFVPPNQAFYRFFYY, from the exons ACAATTTTGCTGGTCTTCGTGTTCGCCGTGCTGGCGGTATGTTCAGCGCAGGACTATAGTCAACTGTTCGCAGGATTCGGCCCATACCTGAGGCAAACTGCAGGGATGAGAGATCCTCGATCAAACAGGG GTCCAGTGCTGTTCCCACCTGGACCCCCGCCGAACAGCGCCGACACGAGCGGAGTGGTCGCGGGCGCGAGCGGATTCGGATTCGTGCCACCCAACCAAG CATTTTACAGGTTCTTCTACTATTAA